A region of the Pseudomonas asiatica genome:
GCCTGCGTGGAAAATCGCGCCGCCACGCAAGTCGACCGGCAGCTCGCGGCCCAGCTCGATGAGCCGGCGGTGGGCAACGTCACGGCAGGTCACCAGTTGGCCGGTGAGGTAGACCACATCGCCCACGTTGAGGTTGGCCAGGTCTTCGTCGCTGATAGGTGTGCTCAGGATCTTTTTCACAGTACTACCCCTTCGTGCGAGAGGATGTCGTAGGACAGGTCGGCGTTGATGCGGATCTTGCCGCGGCGGTGCGCCCAGCAGCCGGTGGACACCGCCACACCGATGGTGGACGGGTGGCGGGCCGAAGACTCGATGTTCACGCCCATCACGCTGCTGTTGCCGGTCAGGCCCTGCGGGCCGATGCCGATTTCGTTGAGGCCTTCCTCCAGCAGCTTTTCCATCATCGCCGCGCTTTCGTTGGGGTGGCTGGAGTCCACTTCGCGCAGGATGGCCTTCTTCGACAGGCGTGCCGCCGTCTCCACCGAGGTCGATACCCCTACACCCACCAGCAGTGGCGGGCAGGCGTTGACACCGCGCGAGGTAATGACATCGAAGACGAACTCGGTCACCCCTTCATAGCCTTGCCCCGGCATCAGTACCTTGGCCGAGCCCGGCAGGGTGCAGCCGCCGCCGGCCATGTACACGTCGACGATGGCGTAGTCGGCATCGGGGATGATTTCCCAGTCCAGCCACGGGATCTTCGAGCCGGTGTTGGTGCCGGTGTTCTTCTCGATGAAGGTTTCCACCGCATTGTGGCGCAGCGGCCCCTGGATGGTGGCTTCCCTGGTGGCGTTCTCGAGGATGCCTTCCATCTCGCCCAGCAGCGGGAAGCGCGCGCCCGCCGAGACGAAGTACTGGATGACGCCGGTGTCCTGGCAGCTGGGCCGGTTGAGCTTGTCGGCGTATTCCTGGTTGTCGGCCATCGAGTCGTACACGGCGATGGCCAGCGGGTTGGTTTCGGCGGCGCGCAACTTGGCGGTCTTTTCCTTGACGTCGCGGGGCAGGCGCTTGCCGATATAGGCGGTGAACTTGGCCATCACGTCGGTAAGCGATGACACGGCTGTTTCTTTGTCCATGATTATTTCCTCACTGCATCACAAGGCGGGTTCTTTTTGCTGTTTTTCGAAAGGTCAGGGTGCGGGTGTGCCGGCCTCCATGCGTGCAAGGGCAGGGTGCGGCGCAGCAGCCTCGGGTTCGGGGTCGGCCGGCAGCTGGCCTTCCAGGGCCTGGGCCATGCGCTGCTTGTCCAGCGCACCCACCCAGTTGGCGATGGCCACGGTGCCGACCGCGTTGCCGATGGTGTTGGTGATGGCCCGGGCTTCGGACATGAAGCGGTCCACGCCCAGCAGCAGGACCATGCCGGCCACCGGGATGTTGTCCATGGTCGCCAGGGTCGCGGCCAGGGTGATGAAGCCCGAGCCGGTTACGCCTGCAGAGCCTTTGGAGGTGAGCAGCAGCACACCCAGCACGATCAGTTGGTCCATCAGGGTCAACGGTGTGTTGGTGGCCTGGGCGATGAAGATGGCGGCCATGGTGTAGTAGATGCACTGGCCGTCCGGGTTGAAGGTAAGGCCCGAGGGGATCACCAGGCCGACCACAGGCTTGGACACGCCAACCTTTTCCAGCTTGTTCATCAGTTGCGGTACCACCGACTCGGATGAGCTGGTACCCAGTACCGTGAACAGTTCTTCCTTGAGGTACTTGAGGAACTTCCACAGGTTGAAGCCGCACAGCCGGGCAATGGCGCCCAGCACCACCACCACGAACAGGAAGCAGGTCAGGTACATGGTCGCCATCAGCTTGCCCAGCGAAACGATCGAGCCCAGCCCGTACTTGCCTACGGTGAAGGCCATGGCTCCGCAGGCGGCCAGCGGTGCCACGCGCATGATCATGCCGACGATGAAGAACATGCCGTGGGAGAACGCTTCGAGCACATCCACCATCGGCTTGCCGCGCGGGCCCAGGTGGGAGAGGGCGATGCCGAACAGGGTGCTGAACAGCAGAATCGGCAGGATCTCGTTCTTGGCGAAGGCATCGGTCACGCTGCCGGGTATCACATGCAGCAGGAAATCGATGAAGCCGCCGCTGTTGCCGGCTGCCGCGGCGGTGTAGGTGGAGATGCTCTTGGCATCCAGGGTGGCAGGGTCGACGTTCATGCCCTGGCCGGGCTGCACGATGTTGACCACCACCAGCCCCAGTACCAGGGCAAAGGTGGACAGCACTTCGAAGTAGATCAGCGCGCGCACGCCGACGCGGCCGAGTTCCTTCATGTTTTCCATCTTGGCGATGCCCAGCACCACCGTGGCGAAGATGATCGGGGCGAAGACCATCTTGATCAGTTTGATGAAGGCATCACCAATGGGCTTCAGGTCAGCGCCAACCTGTGGCCAGAACACCCCGATCAGCACCCCGAGGGTTACGCCGATCAATACCTGTACGTAGAGCTTGCCGAACAATCGCTTGGCCATTGCCGTCTCCGAATTATTGTTGTGAGTCGGATTTATCTGGCGGCCGGGCTGCTCGTGAGGGGTGCAGGTCACACCTGGCCTTGGCGGCCGAAGAGCCCAGCTTTCTTGTGGTTAATCACGCAGGGCAAAAGGTAATGGTTTTTCAAAAATGCTGTAATACAATGAAATTCAACTCATTGTTTCCCTCAGGTTAATTATGAATCCGGTATCGGAGCTGGCGTTCTTCACCCAGCTGATCAGGGTGGGTAGCCTGGCGGGCACTGCTCGCGAACTGAACCTGACCCCGCCAGCGGTCTCCAAGCGCCTGGCCCAGCTGGAACAGCGCCTGGGCGTGCGCCTGCTCAACCGCACCACACGCAGCATCAGCCTTACCGCCGAAGGCGAGACTTACCTGGTGAATGCCAAGCGCATACTGGGCGAGATCGAGGAAATGGAGC
Encoded here:
- the ttdA gene encoding L(+)-tartrate dehydratase subunit alpha; this encodes MDKETAVSSLTDVMAKFTAYIGKRLPRDVKEKTAKLRAAETNPLAIAVYDSMADNQEYADKLNRPSCQDTGVIQYFVSAGARFPLLGEMEGILENATREATIQGPLRHNAVETFIEKNTGTNTGSKIPWLDWEIIPDADYAIVDVYMAGGGCTLPGSAKVLMPGQGYEGVTEFVFDVITSRGVNACPPLLVGVGVSTSVETAARLSKKAILREVDSSHPNESAAMMEKLLEEGLNEIGIGPQGLTGNSSVMGVNIESSARHPSTIGVAVSTGCWAHRRGKIRINADLSYDILSHEGVVL
- a CDS encoding dicarboxylate/amino acid:cation symporter, encoding MAKRLFGKLYVQVLIGVTLGVLIGVFWPQVGADLKPIGDAFIKLIKMVFAPIIFATVVLGIAKMENMKELGRVGVRALIYFEVLSTFALVLGLVVVNIVQPGQGMNVDPATLDAKSISTYTAAAAGNSGGFIDFLLHVIPGSVTDAFAKNEILPILLFSTLFGIALSHLGPRGKPMVDVLEAFSHGMFFIVGMIMRVAPLAACGAMAFTVGKYGLGSIVSLGKLMATMYLTCFLFVVVVLGAIARLCGFNLWKFLKYLKEELFTVLGTSSSESVVPQLMNKLEKVGVSKPVVGLVIPSGLTFNPDGQCIYYTMAAIFIAQATNTPLTLMDQLIVLGVLLLTSKGSAGVTGSGFITLAATLATMDNIPVAGMVLLLGVDRFMSEARAITNTIGNAVGTVAIANWVGALDKQRMAQALEGQLPADPEPEAAAPHPALARMEAGTPAP